A segment of the Anopheles cruzii chromosome 2, idAnoCruzAS_RS32_06, whole genome shotgun sequence genome:
GATTCGTAGTCTAACATATGCATGTGTAGTTGCCATCGCCGTCGCGGACGGCGTTGGACGGAGTCGCACCAGTTTAATCCAAAGCAATGCTACCGGTAGCCGGTGTATCCAGAGAGGCATCATTAAAAGGACCTAGAATAGAACAAGtcaaacaaaccacacacacacgcgaacacgATAGCGATAGTGATAGCGATAGCGGAGACAACGAAGTAATGGGCCCGATGATAGGCCGGAGGATCCGGTGCGTCGAGAGGTCGAAGTTTATGCTCAACTCATATCCGTAcaagccgaagccgaacacAGTCCGTCTGCAGGAAGATGCAATCGTTTACTTTCCATCTTCGTGTTCTACCACGACGCCGTCTGCTTCTTTTGGGGTGCGCGTCACCCGATTCGAATCCGATTCCATCCCACTTTCCGATAGAACGTGTTGGTACACGTGTTTCGAGTCGCCACAACCGTTTTCGTCCGTTCAATGTTTGTGAAACCTTTACCCGCGGTGGTACCGCACGGTTTTCTGAGATTATATCGAGAGCACCCGATCGCTAGAGCGTTCTGCGGGGTCAGTATTATGATGTATCAAAAATTAACAATTACGCTTCGCCAGAACAACCGTAGAGGTGGCGTTCCGCATTGGTTCCGCTTGGAAACCAGTCAGTCCACTAATGTGCAATGTGCCGCGTGTATAACGCGCGATGAGCTAGAAAGATATCTCCAGACGTCCtccagaaaacagaaaaccgtGCCCATTTAGAGAGCCGTTCAGCAGCCAGAATTCCATCCATGTATTCCGCATACGCACGCAACGCGGTCCGTCCGCGCGTGCGAAGAAGAGACGGTGCGCCAACCTGGACaacggaatcgaatcgaattatGCATGCTTCGGTGGCTAAGGAGGTACCGGAGCGTACTTAGctcaaccggaagcagcatAACAAGCGTAACGCGCGGGGCCGAATGATTCCCAGTAAGCCATTCCAAGCCCCCTCCCGGCTGAGGTGGACTCGCCCACAAGGCGCCCACaagctgctgctactgcgcTGTGCACTGTCTCTTCTTCGCGTGCGCGTGCGCCGTTTGCTGACGGATGGCGTTATCGCAAAATCGAAACTGTGGTTCGAGATTCCTCTCTTAGGAGCAAccgtagtggtggtggtagtgtaAAACTTAGTAACCATTGGAAAGCACACACCATTTATAACAGATTTCAACTGTCGCCAATCTCTCGATATCGCCACGCACTTAGAGAGCCTAGTAGTCGACGAACGCCGAACGGAAGTGGTTTACCcagcccccccggggtggtgtAGTAGGTATAAAGGGTAGGTACATTAGCGAGGAAAGCCAGCATGTGATTTCTGATTCcaatattttacacttttcatgGTTTTTGTCTGGTGGTCTGGCCCCAACCAGTAGCAGTGTTAGTAGGATTTGTGCTCATCGGTAACGTAAAAGCAAATGCAAAGTTAAGGAATGCAATAGCGCGTGTTTAGGAGTTTGTAGCGGTGCAGAGAGTGCTAAAGGTGATTAGTTTTTATCCTATATTATGTtgagcgacacacacacactgtacaCATTAGTTACTATGGCAATGTTGAACGCAACGAATGAAGACTGTGTATCTGCAAACGGAACAGCAATATTTCAGCAACAAAGCagcgtgctgtgtgtgtggcggacGGGCGGCCCCAATGGTTGCTACCTTGAGATGTTGAGTTGCTCatgcttttgctttttcgtttcggtaaTCAAAGTAACAGCGTGTTTACAGTAGCACCCGATCGATTTTAAATTATGAAAGGCGAAAGTAGGaaaaaaattattgtgatTTAGTTTAgcgtcgtgcgtgtgtgtatgctgATGAGCCAGAGGAGTGTGATTTAGTATCTGTTTTAAGTCCCCGAGTCAACATTTGTTTCACGCTCAAACGTGGTGTTATGTGTATagctttgtttttctctctttctctctgatAAATACACCTTCATAATCGAGAGAATCATTCatatcgccaccgccgctgctccGCTTATAGCTAAAATATATATCAAAATGATAATGCCGCTAGAAGAAGGAAATTTTGGCAGCAGCTAGCTGCATCTTGGTGTGCGTGAATGATGAGGTGCGCAAATCGAGAAAATACAGAAAATTGTAAGTTTTGCGGCAtatctttttgtttgttaaacccacacacacaaacacatattCATCGTTTACATTTCTTTGCACAATCTTACGGCGCGCTGTTAAGACGCTTTGGGCGAAGGGGTTTACCATCATCTGTTATCACATCgtagggtttttttttctaatttgccaaaaaaaacaaacaaaaatggtaaaaatcaaCTGAGTGCAAGTGTGAGTTACTTTTGAGTTGAGTGTGTTTACCTTAGAAGGCTACAGCCAAGAGACGCGCTTTATTTAGACAAGGCTAAGGATCGCTATTAtgtgtaaataataaaagtgTAAACTGCTTACATTATGTTGATcaatgaaagagagagagagaaggaaaggaaTCATTCATATCATTTAGCAAACGACTGTTCTGTTGAGTGTGCCGCGCGCGTTGTGTATATTTATTTGTATCTCTGTTGTACCCGTGTTAtgtttggcgtttgttttctgcgctgtcgtttcgtttctgtttttgcacacatacatacacacacacacataatgtATGGCGCGCGCCTTTATGCGAACTCTCAGTATCACCACCCTCAGTGTATGATGACTTCACAATAACCGTTGTTACGCTCTAGAGTTCTAGACTATAGAAGCCGGAGAAGAGAAGtaaaacgtgtgtgtgtgcaaccATTTCTCTATGTCTTATCGAAACTCTGTCTTTAACTATGGTCGCGGTCACGTTGGTTCATTACTGCAATGTGTACTAGAACTAGAACTGTAAAGTAAGGGAGTAAAAAACGCGGCAGCAGAGATCGGCCAAGGTGCCGTGTGGTGTAGGTGCCGTTTTTCTTAGTCCACTAAGCAAACAAAGCTCTAATAAACAATACCCCATTCCGTCGCACGTCCCTCCTGCCCTTGagagaataataaaattatacaAACTATACTTATACGCGCTATTTGGGATATAGTGGAAGTAAATAAacaggaacaaaaaagaaaaaggaaaccaaataacaacacacacacccaaaagtaagaaacaaaaatttgaaCTCTGAAAGTATGAAATATTACTCAATTTTCGGGAAGCAGAAAACCAGAGAAGGGGGAAAATACAAAAAGTGTGTGGAGCTAAACAAATATGGACAGAAAAGCCAGCAAATCTATTTTTCTAGACTAGTTATCAATATTTGCGCGCGTGTTGTGGTGTGGAGGGAACGGGTAGTGCAGCCGCtccgtcgtcgtagtcgtcgttaCCATTGGTtctcgtcgacgacggcgccgccgccgctattGTTGGAGTAAAAAACTatttaataacaaaacaaaaaactgcttgctaaccaaacaaaaacaaggaaaataCATCGCAAACTTCCATTCTCTTGGAAGGCAATCAAATTGCCACCGCCGAAACACGCTCATCCAAGAAGGCTGCGCCCCCGGGGAGTGTGTGATGTTTGTTCGGtgtaaagggccgtttacacgcagcgatatatcgctgcaatgccttgtatgataccaattgcaacgatatatcgctacgctatatatatatacagcaaaaaaggaacaaattgcttgtatacgaccagattggcagatcaaaaaaattgaatgcgccgagcatcaatttcggtccaatctccatacatgtgtgcgtgtgctgacggtggatagacatgtgtgcgtgtgttgatggtggtttggcatgttgttttgaatgtttttaaaaaaagtttaacgtgagaataattgccttgctttaaaagccattccctcgaccaccgtgaccgattagtactcttggtacgttctattttttgctttgtaaccgaaacgcacaatccaaaggcagacaaacacagtgtttcttgcatggctgtttccatgacactgagatctgcgattgcaaatcgcaacgatacatcgtggcgtgtagacgctccaccttggctgcgatatattgctgcgattaatcgatacaaggcattgcagcgatatatcgctgcgtgtaaacggcccttaaggATAATATACAAACGGGTTTAACCATTTAAACCATCATTTTCCCATCACATCACACACGCGCAGagagtcggtcggtcgcgcaACGAAGAACGAAGCTAAAACAGTAGGTGGTGACGATTCGGAGCGCAGCGAACAGAACGAAGAATTGCATCAGAGAATTAGAAGGAAGCGTGCGCAGATCTAGTCAAAAACATGTGTCCCCCTGGCTAAGGAGGAACGAATTGCAAGAATAACGTGTGGAGAAGAACAATGACGAACAAGAACGacacaaccgcacacacaaagAGAAAGTGAGTAGCGCATCatgaagcaaacaacaacaaaactgaaaacaaaaacatcaaacaaacaaacgcagaAGCAACCAGACAAAGATTAAAATACCTATTAAATGAATACTGCTTATTCtgtaattaataataaaatagtcCGCGAGTCGAGAAATGCTCCGGTGTTTATCGATTTCATCGATCGCTCTCTTCTACTTCCGGTTTCAGGCATCGGCATCGTAGTAGCCCCAGGTTGCAGTTTCGGATTTGGGCGCCATCTTGAAAAGAACGGTGCTCTCGGCAATAAagcgtccttttttgtgtttgattttatttcacaCGTCATATCTCTATTGTTTACAGAGTATTTTTCAGTTCGGTTAATTTCTCTTCAGCTAGTGCTTTATTGCTCTCTCCCTATCTCGTCCTCTCTAGATATctacagccgccgccgccgctgccgcttcgCGTTTTTTCGTTAAAACAgtggacacacgcacactctctAAATGCTTATTAATATCACCGCATTTCCGGGTTCGATgcgaaccggaaacaaacTTGGACTTTGCCCCGCTCAGTTTCCGTCTGCGACGTCGCTGAGACACGGGGCGCCGTGGGACGGACGGATTTTTCACATAACTctacactcacacacaagGGTCAACATACAAATTGCTCGCTGGGAAAACCTTCGGTTTCCGGCGCTCGGTCGGTCACTGGGacaaagggagagagagtgagtaCGGTTCTACAAAAAAGTCGATCCTCAATTTTCTACAATTATTCTAGGAATCAGATGCCTTCAGATGTGTATCCCGCCGACTCGGGACTCCTTGGGATTCGCGGTCAGTTCCGCGGGTCCTACcccagccgccgtcgccggtgattggtggtggtggtgcattgcCGCCGTGGCGTTGGAATtcgggtggtgatggtggtgaaaatcTCCGCCTACCGCCTGACCCCGGGGCGCGGCCGCACGAGTGCCAGGTGGTACCGAagcaccgcccgcccgttggTGCCCACCGAGGCAGTAGCTATTCCGCAGATTCGTGTGCGTCAGGGCGAACGCTTGCGGTTGTCCCTGGGCCGGTTCGTGTGACACCGGGCGCGGCCGGCGACTGTTGTTCGGCACGTCGGGCAGCGCAAAGCGTAGCTTCTCCCAGAACAGCTTGTCGCCCCACTGCAGATAGGTGTTCGTCTTCAGGTACAGCCGAATGTCCGGATCCAGATCCTTCTGCGGTACCTCGCccaacacgatcacgatcagcCGGCGGCGCCGATCACGCAGCACCGCGTGGTGGGCCGATTTAAACTCAAACCGGCACCACTCCGACTGGAGAAAGTTCTCCGACAGCACCATGATGGTGCGCCGCGACGATTCGACCGCCTGCTGGATGGTGTCGGCCAGGTACGCCCCGACCGGAAAGTCGCGGTAGTGCAGACACAACCGGTACGCCGGATCACCGGTCTCGAGCGACGGTGCCAGTTCTTCGGCCACGAACGCCTCGTCGCTCGCGCTGTACGACACGAACGCATCGAACAGCTTGTCCCGCTCGCGCCGATCAATGTCCGCGTTCCGGTAGAACAGCCGCACACCGTACCGCGAGTGGAACCAGACGCGCATCTCCTGCCGGAACACGAACAGCACCAGCGTGAGGACGATCACCAGCGAAAAGGCTCCCAGAACcgtcaccagcagcggcacgtAGCCTTCCATCGGTTGGGCAGGCAGAACCGTCTTCTGAACCGCCGCCGTTCCCGTCGTCAGATTGCTGCTGGCCCCCACCGGCGTTGGGTCATCCGACCCGGATGTCGCACTGTCGCACAGCGTGGTGCTGTTATCAGCGTACACCAGCAGcccagcaccggaaccggctccTTCTTCAGCGACATCTGCAATCTGCGCCGTTGCGTTGCCCGGCAAACACCGGATCCGGGTGCGATCACGAACAACGGCCTCGTACCGCCGCAGATGCTCCCGGAAGCGCTCCAAAAAGCGGCACTCACACGGCCACCCGTTGCCGGCGAGTCGCGCTTCGGCAAGCTTCAGGTTCGctggccaccagccaccaaaCTCCAGCAGCCGGTTATGATCGAGCCGCAAGATCCGCAGTCCGTGCAGTCCGTCGAACGTGTGGTTGGCGATCGCGCCGATCCGGTTGTGGTGCAGATGCAACTCCCGCAGTGCGGTCAACCCATCAAACTCGACCCCGCCGAGGGCGCCGATTAGATTGTGATCAAGTTGCAACGTTTCCAGCCCACCCAGTCCGAAGAACGTACGGTTGCTGATCGTTTCCACGCTGGAACCGTTCAGGAACAGGATTCGCAACCGTTTGCGGCCCAAGAACGCGTGGCTCGGGAGCGCCGGGAAGTGGTTCCCGTCCAGATAGAGCTGCGTAGCGTCCATCGGGATGTGATCGGGTAACCGGCCATCACCGTGGTGGTCATCATCCGCACCGTAGGCGGCCCGCGAACAATCGACCACGTTCGAGGTCCAGCCCTGATCGTGGTAACAGGTACACCGGGCCGGACACTCCATCTTGCAGTCGCACGCGTAAAAGTCGCAACAGTGGCACAGGGCCGAACAGTGTGACTCGTACTGGCACAGGAACTGATCGGGTTGAGCTTCCACCAGCGGCACGTACGTGCGGCCCCGATTGTACAGCAACCGGCAGTAAATACTGTCCAGATCCATCAGCCGGGGCTGGGTGCGGACGGATGGCGACGACCGGCGGCCACCCCCAccggcctgctgctgttgctggagcCAGCTAAGCTGACAATCGCACTGATACGGGTTACCGCCGATGTAGAACTCGGGCAGCGCCCGATCGTCCGGCACGGCCGAAATGCGAAGCGAGTTCGGGTCGAGCGTCGCGATCCGGTTCCCGAACAGATCGACCCGCGTTAGGTTGGGCTTCTTGAAGAACGTGTACGATTGGACCTTCGCGATCAGATTATCGTTCAGATAGAGCAACTCGACCCCGTTCGGGATCGCACTGCCCGTGATCTCCGTCAGCTGGTTCGAACTGGCATCGATCGTGCTGAGCGACAGCTGTGACTCGATCTCGAAATAGTTGCCCAACTCGGCGATCTTGTTCGCGTGAATGTCCAACCACTGCAGGCCGGTCGGAATGAGGGCGTAATCGAACACCTCCAGGTGGTTGTCGCTAATGTTGAGCCACAGCAGGTTCGGGAGCTTGGCAAATAGCCCCGCAATATCGGTGAGGTAGTTCCCATCGAGTCGGATCGCTTGCAGAGCCGTGTTGTTATCGAAGCACGACTGCTCCACGCTCTTAAGCCGGTTCTGCGACAGGTTCAGGATGTGCAGGGACACCAACCCATCCAGTGTGCCGCGCCGCAACACTTCAACGTTGTTCTCCGTCAACCGCAACCCGTACAGGTGGCCCAGATCGCGGAAGCCGGCCCGCTCGAGGTGCGCGATGTGATTCTCGCCCAGATCGAGCGTCCGCAGGAGCGGCACGTCCCGCAGGGCGTCCGGAACCTGCAGCAGCTTGTTACCGTTCAGGTGCAGCTCCTGGAGTGTCCCgccgcccggcagcagcgcgTGCCGATCGATGCGCGCGATCCGGTTAAAGTCAAGCGATAGAAGCGTGAGTTGCGTGAGGCCCGTGAACGTTTGCTGCTCGATGGCCGCGAGCCGGTTGTGCGATAGGACGAGCGTGTGAAGGGCCGGTTGCTCGGTGAAGGTGTTCGGGGCGATACTTTCGATCCGGTTCCCCGGCAACCGCAGAACCTGTAGGGCAGCCAGGCCGCGAAAAATTGATGGCTCCAGCCGGGACACCCGATTGTGGGAGAGGTCGAGTAGCACGAGCGCCGACAGGCCCCCGAACGTGGCCCCGTTGATCCACTCCGACGTCAGCTCGTTGTGCGCCAGATCGAGCACCATCAGTTGGCGCAGTTCACCGAACAGACCCGGAGCCAGCACGTTGAGGCTGTTGTTCTGGAGGTACAGCTCGCGAATGTGTTTCGCCTCGGAAAACAGTTCCGGCGGTAGGTTGGTGAGTCGATTGAGTGACAAATCGAGACGGGACAGCGATAGCAGGCCTTCAAGGGCTCGATCGGCGACGAACGCCATCCCGTTGGCCTGGAGCCGCAGGTCGGAGAGCCGCCCCAGGCCGGAaagggccgccggtggcaggCTGTCGATGTTGTTGTGCGAAAAGTCCAGCACCGTAAGCGTGGCGCCGCACTTCTTCGAAACGCGCGTACTGAGCGATGCGCTAAAGTGGAGCCCGGTTATGTCCCGCAGCCGGTTGTGGGTCAGATTGAGGTGCTCGAGCGTCGGGAGCGGGCAAACCATGCCCTCCGGTAGGCTGCGCATGTTGTTGACACTCAGATCGAGCCGCTGCAGCCGGGCGAGCTCCCCGGTGAACACCTTTGGCCCGATGGCCAAACTGACCGCGGACCAGTCGCGGGTGTTGTAGGTGCGCAGAGTGAGATTGGTGAGTTCGCGCAGCCCGCGGAACGAGCCGTCCGCCAGGGTCGCCATCTTGCAGTACTCGATCGAGAGCGATCGCAGCGTGACTAGCTGCCGGAAGCTCCCGGGAGCGAGGCTGCTCTGGAAGAGCAGCGTATCG
Coding sequences within it:
- the LOC128279189 gene encoding toll-like receptor Tollo codes for the protein MRRGSPRTTAICRCCWRWWTIVGALIGSSVLGTSLSSSTSGSSSTVAQLGQAPDECRWTDDSAGDGGDGSAGLLTLVCHLRTINSELENTNFSVLQPAATVRLRLRCDDTLLFQSSLAPGSFRQLVTLRSLSIEYCKMATLADGSFRGLRELTNLTLRTYNTRDWSAVSLAIGPKVFTGELARLQRLDLSVNNMRSLPEGMVCPLPTLEHLNLTHNRLRDITGLHFSASLSTRVSKKCGATLTVLDFSHNNIDSLPPAALSGLGRLSDLRLQANGMAFVADRALEGLLSLSRLDLSLNRLTNLPPELFSEAKHIRELYLQNNSLNVLAPGLFGELRQLMVLDLAHNELTSEWINGATFGGLSALVLLDLSHNRVSRLEPSIFRGLAALQVLRLPGNRIESIAPNTFTEQPALHTLVLSHNRLAAIEQQTFTGLTQLTLLSLDFNRIARIDRHALLPGGGTLQELHLNGNKLLQVPDALRDVPLLRTLDLGENHIAHLERAGFRDLGHLYGLRLTENNVEVLRRGTLDGLVSLHILNLSQNRLKSVEQSCFDNNTALQAIRLDGNYLTDIAGLFAKLPNLLWLNISDNHLEVFDYALIPTGLQWLDIHANKIAELGNYFEIESQLSLSTIDASSNQLTEITGSAIPNGVELLYLNDNLIAKVQSYTFFKKPNLTRVDLFGNRIATLDPNSLRISAVPDDRALPEFYIGGNPYQCDCQLSWLQQQQQAGGGGRRSSPSVRTQPRLMDLDSIYCRLLYNRGRTYVPLVEAQPDQFLCQYESHCSALCHCCDFYACDCKMECPARCTCYHDQGWTSNVVDCSRAAYGADDDHHGDGRLPDHIPMDATQLYLDGNHFPALPSHAFLGRKRLRILFLNGSSVETISNRTFFGLGGLETLQLDHNLIGALGGVEFDGLTALRELHLHHNRIGAIANHTFDGLHGLRILRLDHNRLLEFGGWWPANLKLAEARLAGNGWPCECRFLERFREHLRRYEAVVRDRTRIRCLPGNATAQIADVAEEGAGSGAGLLVYADNSTTLCDSATSGSDDPTPVGASSNLTTGTAAVQKTVLPAQPMEGYVPLLVTVLGAFSLVIVLTLVLFVFRQEMRVWFHSRYGVRLFYRNADIDRRERDKLFDAFVSYSASDEAFVAEELAPSLETGDPAYRLCLHYRDFPVGAYLADTIQQAVESSRRTIMVLSENFLQSEWCRFEFKSAHHAVLRDRRRRLIVIVLGEVPQKDLDPDIRLYLKTNTYLQWGDKLFWEKLRFALPDVPNNSRRPRPVSHEHHHHHPNSNATAAMHHHHQSPATAAGVGPAELTANPKESRVGGIHI